The genomic stretch TGGATCGCATGAGTTCTGAATCTGTTTTTGAATTGTTGAATAGTAGTATTGATTTTGGTTTCACGACCGGACGTTTTTCTCCGGGGATAAATTTCCATATAGGGGCAAACTATGGTTATGGGGGGTATCCGTTAAACCCCTTTGGTTCTTTGTCTAATAATCAATATGAAAATCTTTATCTCATAAAGAATGATCGGGTAAAGAAAATTTGGGGTGATGAAGATTTGAGACGTGCGGCTTATTTTTGGAAATTTGATGAAATGGCAGAAGCTGATAATGAGGTTACGGGAGGCTACGCTTATCCATATTTCTGGCGTAAACCATTATTGGATGCTGCTTGGGTTCCGGCAGAAATGATAAATGTAGACGGTAATAAAATATTTTGGCGATTGGCCGAGATTTATTTACTACGAGCAGAAGCACGTTGTCGTGCAAATTTGCCGGGGGCAGAAGATGATTTGAATTATGTTAGAAATCGGGCTCATGCAAAAATATATCCTGCGGATACTGATACTGAAGGTTTACAGATGGCAATATTCCGAGAGAGGGAACGAGAAATGTTTTTTGACGGAGAACGGTATTATGATATTGTTCGGAACGGATACTATAATTTTCCGGGAATGATTTCTGAAACGTTCGAAAAACTTTCCGAACAGGATGTAAAAGATGGAGCGTTATATGTTCCGATAATGGAGACGGAAATGCAGCGTAATACTTTAATGCGTCAGAATCCGTATTGGTTAGCAAGATGGTAATGATTGGTAAAATATATAATGTAATTATGAATAAATTATTAGTTACAATGATCGTACTCCTTTTGATAGGAGGGTGTTCTACAAATTGGAATTTTGAGAATACGGGATTAGCTAAAGAACATTTCGACGGAAATATGTATGAATATTTAAGAAGTGACTCTTATAATTGGGATTCAATACGATTGATAATAGAAAGGGCAGAATTGGTGCCTTTGTTCGAGGGAAAAGACCCGATCACGTTTATAGGTCCCACGAATCACTCTGTTAGAAAATGGATGAATGACAAGTTTATAAATTGTATCAATGACATAGATAAAGATGCTTGTATTAAAATTGTTAAGGATCACTTGTTTGCCGGGAAGATATTACGTGACGATATTCCCCAAGGAAAATATCTTACACAGGAAGGGGGAGATGTTTATACAACTCTCTCTGGAAAGAGTATTTGGATGGGGCTGTTTTATGAAGATTATGGTAATGTTGTAGAAGGGGGAGTACGGGTGATCTATTTAAAGGGAGATGTGACTATTGATATTGCTTCTTCTAACATACAGCCTACAAATGGGGTTGTACATTCGTTGAGCTATAATTACGTGTTAGGTGGATTATGATGAACTTTAAATAATTGATTATGAGATGTAGTATTATATATTTAATATGTGTCGTGTTTCTTATTGCATGTAATGATGTTACGGTAGGGTATTTAGAGACTGAAAATGCTGAGTATATACCTGATAACATGGAAATACCTCAAATCGAGGATCTAGATGAGGTTGTGGATGCCCTACGTGTAAAGAATAACGCACCTTGGGTAACACAACCTATTCAGGGTATAGAAGGAACTGATCCGATGATTTATTCTATCGAAGAAGTAACTGCGACAGAAGGCGGAGATGCTATGATATTTAAACAGGAATTGAGGATTATAGGAAACGGAAGTTTTTATTATCCTTTAGAACATAAAGCTCCAGCTGGTAAGTATGTGGTTTCGATTAGAGTTACAAACGAGGGGTATAGCCGTGTCATAAAAGACATTTACACTTTTGTCGTGAAGTAAACAAAGAGTGATCGTGGGGGCGTGGGGGTCCGTGTTATGCGGATCCCTTATTTTATCTTTTTGAAAAATCTCTGCCACACGTATTTTTTCGTGTGTGGGTCTTTTGACGTGAGGATGAACGAAGCTTTACCCACGATAAAGTCTTCGGGAATAGGACCGATATAGCGAGAATCTCTGGAGTTGAAGACTTGATCTCCGGCCACGAAGTACCAGTTTTTTTGGAACGTGTATTCCCGGATCAAGGAGTCTCGGATGTAGAGTTGGCGTTGTTGCGAGTGTACTGGAGCTTGGGTTTCGTAAGCGATCAGGTGACGATAAAGCGAGAAATTTAGTGTGTCGAGTAGGATAGTGGTTCCCGCTGCGGGAAGGTATAGGGGACCAAAGTCTTGGATGTTCCAACGGTGCCAGTAATCGAAAGGGAAAGCGTTGTAAATACCCGGGGCGTACTCCCCGTGATAATGATGTAGGCGTTGCTGTTCTTCCACGTTTCCGAATCCCGTTTTGCCGTTGACGTGATTGATTCCCTTGATGATCGATAGCGTGTCTCCCGGAAGGGCGATACATCGTTTCACATAAAATGTCCCTAAATCCATGTCCCAACGACCGTTTGTATGCGTAGGAAAGTTGAAAACAATCACGTCATTACGTTTTAGGGAAGAAAATCCCGGTGTCCGCACAGTTTCCGGGTGTGCGCCGTCCAGAAAGTCGAAGTTTTTGTAAAAGCGGGCTCCCATGTACATTTTGTTCACCACGATAAAATCGCCTGGTTCGATGGTGGGGTACATCGAATCGGAAGGGATGCTGTAAAAGTCCACGATAAAAAAGCGTAACAGGGCGGCAATCACGATGGCTAACAGTATGGCTCCCACGTATTGGAATATGGATTTAATTACTTTTTTCATTTTTTTCTTGAGATAAAAATACGTTCTAAATAGTAATAAAACAAGGGAATGATGAATAAACTGACAAAGGTTCCAACAGTCATTCCGGCGATCAGCGTGATGGACATGGGGCGTTGTAGTTGTGTTCCGATGTCATTTCCCCACAACATGGGTACGAGGGCGAAAATAGTGGTTAGACTGGTCATTAGAATGGGTTTCAATCGCCGTACACCACCTTCGTGAATCGCTTCTTCCAGGGCAAGACCTGATCGCTGTAGGCGTATGATCGTGTCGATCTTTAAGATCGAATCGTTGATCACGATACCGCTCATTACCACGATCCCGATCATGGACATCAAGTTAAGGGAAATCCCGGACAACCACAGGATAAGTAGCGTGAAAGCCACGTCTAGCGGAATTTCAACGAGAAGGATTATCGGTAGGGTCAACGATTCAAATTGTGCGGCAAGGATAAAATATAGCATGAGAATAGCCACGATTACCACGACGACCATTTCCCAAAGGGTTTCCTGACCGGAAAAATACTGTCCGTCAAACGTGGTGTTTAAATTCCGGTTACCGGCTTCTTTTTTTATGGTCTGTATGATTTGCTCCGTGGAATCATCGATGTGGTAGATGTTTAGCGGGACAACAACCCCTTCTTTACGTCCGATGATACTCTTGTAATCCAGTTTTCTTTCCATTCGAGTTAGGGCGGAGACAGGAATATCCAGTTGATCGCTATTGCTCACGAAAGAGGAACGAATGATGTCTAGTATCGTTTTTTCTTCTCCCGTGATAACGATCGGAACATATCGGCTACCCGTGTTTAGTTTCCCGATATTCATTTTACTGATATTCTTTTCCAGCACGTTAATCAAGGCACCTTGATTGACTTTGTAGAGGGCCAGCCTGTCCGGTAGTATTTCAACCACGATGCGTTCGGACGTTGAAGGTTTGTCCAGTTGTAAGGTTGGCATGATCGAATCAAGATATTCGATGAACGTGTTCACGCTATCCAGTTCCGGACCTCCCCGGCGGGATTCTCCGCTAAGGTACACGACTAGTGGGACGTCGTTGTCTTTGAACAGTTGTTCGAACAAGTTGTCCACTTTAGTGATATCGACCTTTGCACCCGGGTAATCCGCTTTGACGTATTCCCGGATGGAGGAGATAACTTGTTTCAGTTCTTCGGCATGGAGGGTACGTATATAAAATTCCGCCTCGTTGATGTTCTGATTCTTTTCCCGGTTCAAAAA from Butyricimonas virosa encodes the following:
- a CDS encoding fasciclin domain-containing protein → MNKLLVTMIVLLLIGGCSTNWNFENTGLAKEHFDGNMYEYLRSDSYNWDSIRLIIERAELVPLFEGKDPITFIGPTNHSVRKWMNDKFINCINDIDKDACIKIVKDHLFAGKILRDDIPQGKYLTQEGGDVYTTLSGKSIWMGLFYEDYGNVVEGGVRVIYLKGDVTIDIASSNIQPTNGVVHSLSYNYVLGGL
- the lepB gene encoding signal peptidase I gives rise to the protein MKKVIKSIFQYVGAILLAIVIAALLRFFIVDFYSIPSDSMYPTIEPGDFIVVNKMYMGARFYKNFDFLDGAHPETVRTPGFSSLKRNDVIVFNFPTHTNGRWDMDLGTFYVKRCIALPGDTLSIIKGINHVNGKTGFGNVEEQQRLHHYHGEYAPGIYNAFPFDYWHRWNIQDFGPLYLPAAGTTILLDTLNFSLYRHLIAYETQAPVHSQQRQLYIRDSLIREYTFQKNWYFVAGDQVFNSRDSRYIGPIPEDFIVGKASFILTSKDPHTKKYVWQRFFKKIK